Within Vicia villosa cultivar HV-30 ecotype Madison, WI linkage group LG1, Vvil1.0, whole genome shotgun sequence, the genomic segment gatgaaatgaaattcacatacaagccattgtatgatcagttcaagtatggccactctcatgatattaggcacacttcacatgctcaaagttttcacataacacacaccaaaaagcatgtgacacaacctaggaaatatcatgaaactcacattaaaaattatcatgctgttcctcctattgcttacaatgttaaacccaagttcaatcagaacttgaggagaactaacaagaaaggacccaagaaaatgtgggtaccaaagaaaaagactatttcttttgcagattctcttggtgacaaagaagataaaagtcaacatgacatgtctcctagactcaagttggtctcaacacttgaagggaagaaggactgtcttccaagttctggtacttaaatctgttgaagaaactttgtctgaaggtgatcagaaaagatagtttatcagtcttgaaatcatttgtcttgtttgtttctcaagcaatggtgtttcgttcttgagtattttaaaagctctaaatgctacagaatatacaaaattgaaacattgattgtggacgaatcaataaacatctggtttgatgataaacttgtttctgatgaaacaaagcagcttaagaatttctgcaaaTACAATCttgtcgtatcagaagctgcagaacaaagaagtgaacctccagaagatgtgtatatcagaagtaatggatcagaagatcattcagatttatatcagcacacttcagaaggagtgtttccagaagagaacttgatcagatcagaagcagtgatcagaatctgaaggcgtaaagtctattctgaaatttacagctgtcatctattatctgatggtgaacacgtgtctgtacggttagtacaaagcgtgcagttgaaaagacgccgacctaggtaactgtattaaatcatttcatttactgtgttctctctcctaatgtcatttctcattaaatgcataatgatttctttttaaatcttttaaataacccgcttcatcttcattccctctttttctctctttctctctcttttgtgcattcacttcgttgcatttctcttcaaaccctagttttctgatttgatctcaaagcattatcatcatgaactcttcctcctgttcatcttcctcaaaagaaagacttacttcatCACAAATTCTTCTACGAAATTTTGAAtatgctccgttgaaaactggcttgatacccacgaaggacttggaggttttatgtgaaactgctgtggacttcaataatcttaaagcgaatggctttaagtgtgatgcaagaatccttgagcaaggatggtccaagtatctcAACAGATTGGTtcgtccaatttatcctgatcttgtgaaggatttctgggtacatgcaacggttaccccaacggccatcatttcatttgtgctagggcatgaagtggttatctctgaaaaactgatcaggaagctatacaatctgaatgatgaagaaggttggtctggttttcgacatacatctgttgattggtcaatagttgaaaaacaaatctctaagtcttctggaattgactctaataacacaggcaccttgaggccattttatagagtatgggctgagattattctgggttctcttcaccacagaaaaaggatgctctcctcttcttacatcagtcaagatcacaagcacactcttttctgcattggcaaaaagactgagatcaacatctctcacattctgtttgagaatctaaagacttcaatccttgagtcaagagaagaggaaagggcgaagtaccctcatctttctagaacgactattccgtttggaagaatgatttcagacattcttactgaaagcaaagtgctggactccatcagaaaactcaatgcatcccacttgcttggagtagttcaaggtcccatttttaatggtgtggatctgttcagattagaactcattaaaaatgtaccttccgtgtgcccaagttttcctgacattctctcaagaagagttgttgctgaaggttttgcctccctgtttcaagaagaactgcatcaggttgtcaagtcttacctggaagattgtgttaggaagcaatcagatattgatcctgcttggatcctgtcataccccaaatttgtcctaccctttaacttctaactggcttaggctttgcactcatgtacatacatcacttaggtcataatccatacccatgcattcatatcataggtgttattcaagggctagcaagaaaaagctctgctgcaaagaattttgatcagagaatgagaaaaccgaggtataatcatgtggctctatgttcattgaagtcctcctggattggggtgtctctctgcttcaaatcagggcattgattagagggtacaagcttgtaaatcatctggttctttaaatcagggtttctttgaccaaagtcaaccagttgactttctggtcaacatttaatcagaagtggcttctatgtgtggaaaacttctcatactgactgtgtggatgtgtttgtttgactggatatgagtggaagagatttaatcgggaatttcatcaatagtcggaaaaatcggaacagttgacttttgggtcaaaatcgggaaaattattcaaatattgacttttggtggaaaattagtcaataaaagtcgaagaatggataaaatcgggagttcggcaaaaagttgggaaaaaatagaaaaaaggaaagtttcaacacttagaaattttttgaagattttaaaTCTTGacgagcagtccacttcagccctgatttacacgtggcaaatggcattttttggaggaacttccaacatcaaagttgttcctctcgtggaggagaacaactttgtagttggacactttttcatttgaagcttgtatgaagagataaagtGGTTTGAAGTCACTGGAAATCCATTCAATCTAAGTCACAATCTAGGTCACAAGCCAGGTCATGACCAGGCATTTCATCAATCaggtggcatgccaaatctcaagccaattttagagctctacaaaaatgccatgGAAGCAAACTTGGTACCATTCTAATCTTTGCCATGCCCTCTTCCCAACAAGCCAAGAATTGAGTCCATTGAACAAGCATTGAATGAATGGCAAGCCCTCAAAGTCAGGCCCTTGCACTGACCAAATCAAGTATCCAGCCAAGGCAGAATTCTAAGTCATACGCATGCATATcatcaaacacatggtgggctaGATTCAAGTCTAGACTTCTTCTTCCACAAGTCTCCATATTGAGCAAGCTTGATCGTTAAATATTCtatgccatgtcctctatccaatgagatcAAGTTCATTAAGTTTGGACACATATTGATCTAGTTAGAGACGTCCAAAGTCATGCTCCGAAGAAGTGCATATTAGCAAAGGCATCGGGCATAAAACTTCAAGCGATGCGCGCAAGCCTTATACTGAGTGTACACCACCATGTTCTAATTTATTTTGAAGGGACTGTAGGCATTATCACTTGATCTCATCAATACAAAAACTACTCTATGACATGAATTCTTTAAGCTGATACCAAGAGTGAACTGTTTGAAGATCCGTAGCAAGAGATAGAAGCATCCAAAGTGGGGTTCCTTGTATATTTTGTAGGGCATTGGAGAATTTTGTTGCTTGCTAGTATAGTGCACCACAACATTACTACAAATGGCCATGCAATTGCTGCTGCGTGAAAAGAGAAAGGAATCCTGCCACACTTGCTAAACCTTGCTCACTAAGTTAGCAAAGTCCCATACCAAAGAAAGCATGCTTCGTACTGATCCCCTTGCCCTATAAAAGCAAGCTCCTAGCCTCACTTCTCTCACTCATGATTCACTCTCTCCTCTCACTCACGAATCACTCCATACTCTCTTCTCCCTTCCTCTTACCCTCATTCATTCCCTCCACATTCTCCCTCTCCTTCATTTTCTTTCTCCATTCCTTCCACCACCAGCCACCACAACTGTCCTCTCTAACCAACTCCGGCCACCACAACTGTCCTCTCTAACCAACTCCGGCCACCACActtcaccatcatcttcatcaaccataACAGCTACTCTCTCTCTCATCATCTGGATCCGTTCATCATCATCACGCATCACTGTCTTGCAAGCGAACGTCACTGAGCTCAAGATCTCCTTTGCTTCTAAGCATACTTCTCGGAAATCGGTTGAAGTGATAGACATCCTCAAGGCACACACCATTTCTATCTTCTTCAAGAGAGCGCAGAATTTCTTAGCTAGTTCAGATTCAAGATCTCACCAGGTAAGCTCCATAAACTCCCTCTACATTCATGTGCATGCTGTATGATGTTGCTAAGGCGCTTGCCATAACTGTGTTTGATGAAGATGCGTGATGATTATCGTATGAAGTCCTATACTCTCTTGAATTTAGTTGAGACGATAACTTGGCTTTTGAGTGAGTGTTTCGTGATTATGCGCTTTAGATTACGTAAGAACTACATTGATGCACCTGCTTTTGAGTTTCGTCATAGATCTTGTATGCTAGGGCTTTAGATCCGCGTTCGGTTTCAGAGTTTGAGAAAGAATTATTAAAAACTGAGGCCGGATTCGTGATCTACGTGAGAATGCGAGCGGAACGGTGGTGGTCCGGTCGATTTCTGGAAGTTTCGAGGTGTATCCGCCGCCGGAGTGTCCGGAGAAGATGACGGAGCAAAGGATCTCCGGCGCGTGTGTTTATCTCACGTTTTATCCAGGCCTGCGCACGTGGCTCAATTTGATTGGCGCTGGCTTtcgttttgatttttattttgtccaTTTCTCAATCATTGGTAATTGTGGTGTCACGTTGTGATTTGCTGGTGCTTGATCTTGTCCGCTAGTGACTTAAGTTTAATTGACCAATTGATATTTCATGTTGCATGTGGTACGTTCCAGCATCATTAAATCACATGGTGTAATGAATAATTAGGAAAATGGAAATATTTGGTGAGACGTTGGGCCACCAGCGTGTGGGCCTTGCCCAGTTTTTGAACCACACCCCTGTTTTGCCTATACACATGCGTCCTATTAGACTCGGGCCTGAACGCCCTGCTCTTTGCACCCCCAGTATCAGGCCCAGTTTTCTGCTTGTAACTGTTTTTTTAGTCCATACAGAAAATGCTTCTACACCCCCTTCTGCAGTAATAAAAACAAGTATGATAAAAtcgatttttcttttattttcttttgcttattaattaaattttccttaaataaaaaatgacaaaaacatTTTCCATTCAATTAGACTTttagaaattttattttcttttaattgaatccTTTTAATTGTGtgatttctttgatttgtgattggttgataaaccacATAAATAAATAGTTTCTTTGTTAATTCAAATTGGTCCCTAACatgaataaaaatgaaattgtttgtgtatatactttcatgaatagtttagattttgttccttttatttttgtgaatattttcttatattgtgaaTGCTTAGTTTCTTCCTCATTTCCTTTTAGAAATAATTCATgacatagatgtagaaattaaggctagttcccttctttcattctttttcttttcaacttttaaaatacctaataaatatcgatgaagatcataccgttactacacttcatagtaggaaagaaatgattggggcgtaggccccgatgtatgttctttcctacttggcggagaagaaatgattgaggtgtgaagcctcggtgtatttcttaaccgttatttagagaaacgattgtggcgtaggcctcgatgtgcattctctaaatattcacaaaaacttctttttgtatttcttttacttagcggagaagaaatgattgaggtgtgaagcctcgatgtatttcttaaccgttatttagagaaacgattgtggcgtaggcctcgatgtgcgttctctaaatattcaaaaacaaacaaaaaatccttttggtatgatctaagtcacaaattaaatccccataaaaaacaccaaccaaaaacacttaaaacactaataaatggtcagattcaaaacaaagtaaggaagtgatgcgagaccttgtagtgggttttcgtcatcatgaaattaccctaaaagacacaaaccaatctctttttctcctttctaagggcaagttatctccgctccattgcatcctaggctgtccccttgtgcaagagcgtgagcgttaacgccgcccaactaaaaaacacaaaaacaaacagaaaatcttgagccgagctacggtaactctgattcctgaaaaggatacgtaggcagcggggtagggcccgtgcgagtacagttctttattttccctacattttgcattcattcgcatttagacatagacatagtacacaccctttagatagaaacaaacataggtggataccatcgagtacgatgggcgcgaggggtgctaataccttcccctcgcgtaaccgactcccgtaccttgattctctggtcgcaagaccctgttccttcctttgttaggtttcctgatattcctttcccttatgggataaatatattggtggcgactctgttcatttttcgcgagcgtgcgacagctggcgactctgctggggatgttgctagacctgttgctggtccatccatagcgagtcgatcctagcctgcgtttgttggtttatttactgggtgtttatttgttttcatgtctataccttgtatatatgtttgcatgtttattttttctgcttgcatatcatgtttatttctgtttgcacatcatgcatatggattatattctgtgttccttggggtcttctgttctgttttgcaggttgggtgggattgtttctatgaggtaaaaggcccaatacccaggccagagtgacacataggatacctaggatagagtggatagtcatgacgccgatgagatgtcaggtcttgtctagtgcgatcatgagacccacgcccagtcgaggtccaaatggggtatcattgttggcatgtagatgcaacaacattggtgcctcaggaggactgataacgctggttgccattttgacctaccctgacctagactacacccgtgagtggggagggatatacatgacaggtaccgttggtgactatttggtTCTGTGGGTGACTATTTGGTTCTATTGATGATTATGGTTCTTCTGGTTCTCTGatctatgccggacctttgatcctatgATATCTTCTTGCTCAGAATTATTGCCTTGGTCCCTCTATGTCGTGGGGACCCAAtctgcatcattttcatcatagcatgtttacatttcaaaaaaaaaaaagaagaaaaaaaaaagaaaaaaaagaaaagaaagaaaagaaagaaaagaaaaaagttaaTTCTCATTTGCATgtcatttttcagggtatccagaAAATATCAATCTCTGTCAAGAATGGATAACAACGTGACCGTCGATCAAGGAGCTACAAGGCGCACACACACTTATACTTTCCATCGCGAGGGTATGGTTCAATTGGGACAATTGGGTGAATTGGTCACTGGTCATAATGAAACAGTGTTCAGTGGCAACTATGGCAACATATTATCTCTTCTGTACTCGCGTGTCGACGAATGGGCCTTatctactcttcttcagttctacGACCCAGATATCCGTTGTTTCACATTTTCAGATTATCAGCTAGCTCCCACTCTCGAAGAGTACTCTTGCCTCCTcaacatcaagattcaacacagagTGCCTTTTGTTTGTGTCCCAGAGAAACCTAGGTTGGATTacattgccaacgctctttatttgagcttggGAGAGGTTCATGATAACTGGAAGAAGAATGGTGATACACATGGCTTCTACATGAGTTTCCTGGTTGAAAAAGCTCAAGAATTTGCCGACAAAGGAATATGGGAGGCTTTCAATGCTATTTTGGCCGCTCTAATCTATGGAATTGTGATGTTTCCcaacattcacaagttcgttgaCTTGGCTGCTATATGTCTTTTTATGGACAAGAATCCAATACCCACCCTATTGGCTGACACATATTATTCCATTCACTCTCGGCATGGTAAAAGAGGGGCTATTAGAGGTTGCTTGCCGCTGTTATATAAATGGTTCAAATCTCACTTGCCTGCTAGTGGTCCGTTTGTTACCTCTACTCAGAAATGGTCTCAGAGAATCATGGGACTTACTGCAAACGACATCGTATGGTATCAATTCCGAACAGGCATATCTGAAGTCATTATCAGGTGCGGAAACTTTGGTAACGTCCCGCTCATTGGGACAAGAGGATGTATTAACTACAACCTAGTTCTAGCTCTTCGTCAGTTGGGCTATACCATGAAGAGTGGGCCTTCGGATAGGGAGATTTACCGATCCGTATACTTTGAAAAGGGAGCTGACCCTATAGCGCTTGAGGAAATCAGGAAGGCCTGGAATAACATTCATATAGGTGAGAGATCCACTCTGGGAGCCAAGAATGCCATTGCTATGGAGCCCTATACCGATTGGGTTAAGGAGAGAGTCAAGACACTTCTGTTACCATTCCCGAGGGTCCCTCTCTTGTATGCACAACCTCCGAAGATATCGGAAACTATGGTATCAAGGGAACGTTTTGACCAGGTCCGTGTCGCCAATTTGAGACTGAAAGAGAAAGATAGGGATATGGATTTGAAGCGCTATTTCCTTAAACAGACAAAGAATGAACTGGCCCGTGAACTTAAAACTCTCAAAGGAGAGTCTTCTCAAGCCAGGAAGAGGGTTAGAACTGAAAAGGACGGAAAAGCTGTTGTCGCTCCTACTGAAGATCCTCAAAAGGTTATAGAAAAGGCTataaaggaagaaaaagagaagCTCAGACGAGAGTATCAAGAAGACCTGAAAGCCCACAAGCTCCGACTGGAGAAAGAAACCAAGTATGAGTTGAGGACCATGaagaagaaactggaagaagagaccactcagagaatagcagttgagacccaactgaaaggaagtcacctccgcaccgcccgactagctgaagagaatgtcaagctCAGAGATCAAATGATGAGTGAAGCAAACGCACTTGAGAAGACCTATATCTCAGAATGCAAAGGGTGTGACGAACTTAGGGATTGCTGCAAGAATCTAGACACACAGTTATTCCGAAAGGATGAAGTGATCCAAAGCCTTGTCAAAGGAAGAGATCGGGAGACGACTAAGAAGCTATTTGACGAAACAAAGAAGTGGAGTGACGCCCATTTCAGACAAGGAGGGCCTTTGTTCTACATTGAGATGAATTGATAATCGAATTTGTTTGTAGATCACCACCAGATTTGTTGGATGGGATctctattgctctttatattgaaACATTGTTATTTGTGTTTGAACCTACTCGCCTTAGGGAGCtattatgaatgaaatgaattgcTTTCCGTTTTCACTTGATATCTCTCTCGTCACGTTGTTATTTGTTCTCGATTATCAATCTTACTTTGGATACCCTGAAAATGACACAacacatcatatgcacacatgcactcatacattcacattatcacattgcatttttcaggttatggtacaagaaactaattggggtccttttcagcaacagatttctttcccgacgacgaagctgactttcttacatccttaccgcaccaggagtaacgagagaatcatggaacaatttgaacagaatcaagctgccctccgtagggatatggatgttatgggggaaagaatggcccaacttatggagactctccatgccgttgttcaaggacaggatgaactcagaaagagtgtcgctagtttggtcaaagatactcctaccaattctgctgacggaggggtgaaaactaaagagactcctattaatgagacacttaaagtggtggacgaccaccatgaggttattgatcttgaacatgatctcactgctgagttgaccgagactgctaagatgtaccaagcccTTGAAGAACGTcttaaggctgttgaggttgctaaaacttcgagtttcgacactgctgctatgtgcttggtacttgggattgttattcccccgaagttcaaagtgccagattttgataaataTAAGGGAGTCACCtgtccagagactcacattcgttcctactgccgaaAGATGGCTGCCCATGCTGAGAACGAGCCTCTGctgatgcatttctttcaggatagtctcactggagccccgttggaatggtacatgaaacttgagaggtctaatgtcagtacttggggacaacttgtcgacgccttcttgaaacaataccactacaatactgctatggctcccagccgtgcccagctacaaaatatgtcacagaaatctgaagagtcttttaaagaatacgcccagaggtggcgtgaacttgcgtcccgtgtccaacctcctcttttggaccgcgagttgattgatctgtttatggggactctgaaagggccgtatcttcagcacatggttagtaatacttctccttccttttcggatgtggtcatcattggtgagagggttgagaactgtgtcaaagctggtaccattcaaggtgttactaatcctggcaactcaagtggtaatggtaagaagccgtattctgggtttgtgaagaagaaggaaggtgagactagaactgcctctgttgaccaaggtcgagctcctgcatattctgctgttccacctccttattatccgatgccttatgctgttccaggtccgtatgtccctcaagcatatgctgctgctcttccacaaccatggatggcaccccaacagcctttcgtaccacaacaacaagctgctgtttcttagaatcgccaacagaatcctaggcctcaaggtcaaagaggtccacagaggcaaagataccctgacaggcgtatagatccggttccaATGCCGTATGCTCAGCTTCTTCCCCAATTACTTGCTGGTCAATTAGTGCAACTCCGCGAAATGGGTCCTCCACCTGACCCTCTTCCTCCTGGGTATGATGCGAATGCTCATTGTGAATTTCATTCTGGGGCTCCCGGCCACACAATTGAGAAATGCAGGGCATTCAAGTGGaaagtccaggatcttctcgaTGGCAAGCTCATCTCGttcgctcctac encodes:
- the LOC131658882 gene encoding uncharacterized protein LOC131658882 codes for the protein MDNNVTVDQGATRRTHTYTFHREGMVQLGQLGELVTGHNETVFSGNYGNILSLLYSRVDEWALSTLLQFYDPDIRCFTFSDYQLAPTLEEYSCLLNIKIQHRVPFVCVPEKPRLDYIANALYLSLGEVHDNWKKNGDTHGFYMSFLVEKAQEFADKGIWEAFNAILAALIYGIVMFPNIHKFVDLAAICLFMDKNPIPTLLADTYYSIHSRHGKRGAIRGCLPLLYKWFKSHLPASGPFVTSTQKWSQRIMGLTANDIVWYQFRTGISEVIIRCGNFGNVPLIGTRGCINYNLVLALRQLGYTMKSGPSDREIYRSVYFEKGADPIALEEIRKAWNNIHIGERSTLGAKNAIAMEPYTDWVKERVKTLLLPFPRVPLLYAQPPKISETMVSRERFDQVRVANLRLKEKDRDMDLKRYFLKQTKNELARELKTLKGESSQARKRVRTEKDGKAVVAPTEDPQKVIEKAIKEEKEKLRREYQEDLKAHKLRLEKETKSPPDLLDGISIALYIETLLFVFEPTRLRELL